From Nonlabens sp. Ci31, the proteins below share one genomic window:
- a CDS encoding DUF493 family protein, with the protein MENKNSEEFYAKLKIQLADTSSWPSKYLYKFIVPTQGTQISEIETLFDNTGAVITTKESSKGKYTSVSILVNMKNPDKVIAKYKEVSKVKGVISL; encoded by the coding sequence ATGGAAAATAAAAATTCAGAAGAGTTTTACGCAAAACTAAAGATTCAGCTGGCAGACACGAGTTCATGGCCTTCTAAGTATTTGTATAAATTCATAGTCCCAACGCAAGGAACACAAATCTCAGAGATAGAAACGCTTTTTGATAATACAGGAGCGGTAATAACGACAAAGGAATCCAGTAAAGGAAAATACACCAGTGTTTCTATACTAGTAAACATGAAAAACCCTGACAAAGTGATCGCTAAATATAAAGAGGTCAGTAAAGTTAAAGGAGTTATCTCTCTTTAA
- a CDS encoding DUF1853 family protein produces MESNFARFKAFYKTASLWSGKLLGLEQFGLSNFNFDHLEHQESLDLPMIPQGTLLGKRAEYFFKFCVEQSNNYQLLLSNIQVFKGKVTMGELDYIIKDQRSNSTLHIELVYKFYIYNPTITSTEKSTVLQELNKYQGPNGRDHLVRKLEHLKNHQLPLLYTAEAVELLKSHDIAVENIKQRVCFLAHVFIPHQLWDHKFKYIHKSSIVGYYYKSSAFAKAETENTYFLPEKYAWKMTPQELPASYTFHQVLLLTWESLDRGFAPLLWMQLEDKSFESFFVVK; encoded by the coding sequence ATGGAGAGTAACTTTGCACGTTTTAAAGCTTTTTATAAAACAGCAAGCTTGTGGTCTGGAAAGTTACTAGGATTAGAACAATTTGGATTATCAAATTTTAATTTTGATCATCTAGAGCATCAAGAATCATTAGACCTACCCATGATACCTCAAGGAACTTTATTGGGTAAAAGAGCCGAATACTTTTTCAAGTTTTGTGTAGAGCAATCCAATAACTATCAATTATTACTATCTAATATTCAAGTATTTAAAGGAAAAGTAACCATGGGTGAGTTGGACTATATCATCAAGGATCAACGTTCTAACTCCACTTTACATATAGAATTGGTTTATAAATTTTACATTTATAATCCTACAATCACAAGTACGGAGAAATCAACTGTCCTTCAAGAGCTCAACAAATATCAAGGTCCCAACGGCAGGGATCATCTGGTAAGGAAATTAGAGCATCTTAAAAACCATCAACTACCATTGCTCTACACTGCAGAAGCTGTGGAGCTATTAAAGAGTCATGATATTGCTGTAGAAAATATCAAACAACGCGTTTGTTTTTTGGCACATGTATTCATACCACATCAATTATGGGATCATAAATTTAAGTACATTCATAAATCGAGTATTGTCGGTTATTATTATAAGAGTTCCGCTTTCGCGAAAGCGGAAACTGAAAACACCTATTTCCTTCCAGAAAAATATGCGTGGAAAATGACACCACAGGAATTACCTGCATCCTATACCTTCCATCAAGTTCTATTACTTACTTGGGAAAGCTTAGACAGAGGCTTTGCACCGCTGCTCTGGATGCAACTAGAAGACAAGAGTTTTGAAAGCTTTTTTGTTGTTAAATAA
- a CDS encoding AAA family ATPase — protein MKKIKRILIIGGPGSGKTSVLKAIEKNGFNVHHEISREVTAKAKQQGIAQLFLTDPFAFSNELLAGRILQFNKATEGIHFYDRGIPDIPAYHVFTGDDIPAEFIKASEEHQYDLVFFLPPWEEIYESDSERYESYEQAVVLGDILHSFYSKLGYTPIPIPKLDVENRLTFINDHL, from the coding sequence ATGAAAAAAATCAAAAGAATTTTAATCATCGGTGGTCCTGGATCGGGAAAAACTAGTGTTCTAAAGGCTATTGAAAAAAATGGCTTTAACGTACATCATGAAATCTCTAGGGAAGTAACTGCAAAAGCAAAACAGCAAGGCATAGCGCAACTTTTTCTAACCGACCCGTTTGCTTTTAGCAATGAATTGCTTGCTGGTCGTATTTTACAATTCAATAAAGCGACAGAAGGAATCCATTTTTATGACAGAGGTATTCCAGACATTCCTGCCTATCACGTGTTTACAGGGGATGATATTCCAGCAGAATTTATCAAGGCTAGTGAAGAACACCAGTACGATTTAGTCTTCTTTTTACCACCGTGGGAGGAAATATACGAGAGTGACAGTGAACGTTATGAGAGTTATGAGCAAGCAGTAGTTTTAGGAGATATTCTCCATAGCTTTTATAGCAAGTTAGGCTACACTCCTATTCCTATTCCTAAACTTGATGTAGAAAATCGTCTTACTTTTATTAACGATCATTTATAG
- a CDS encoding glycosyltransferase family 4 protein: protein MKKLLVIGKNWPEPNTTAAGYRMIQLLRVFQEDAYQIHFSCAATKSEFSKDLNALHIIEKSIILNDSSFDDYVKELQPNIVLYDRFMTEEQYGWRCREHVPKAIHILDTEDLHFLRKAREEAFKNREQVNVFNETAMREIAAIYRCDLSIIISKVEMALLKKTFQVPDSKLIYVPFLFKTSEYQKKDKCLPSFQERRHFIMIGNSLHRPNYDAVLHMKMDIWPSIKKQLPGVEIHIYGAYQNEKINQLHNKEQGFIIKGFAPSAMDTLKKYRVLMAPLRFGAGLKGKIFDAMLSCTPVAMTAIASEGMFNDEKLYGFEENDPLDYAHKCVVLYTSESEWNNISDTNEELLKDNYDYNTFAKALLNRVVSIKDNDLYIESKDDFFIKMLNYHSDRAYKYLSKWIGVKAQL from the coding sequence ATGAAAAAATTACTCGTTATAGGAAAAAACTGGCCAGAGCCTAACACAACAGCTGCAGGGTATAGGATGATACAGTTGCTCAGGGTTTTTCAAGAAGACGCATATCAAATTCACTTTTCATGTGCCGCAACAAAATCTGAATTTTCTAAGGATTTGAATGCTTTGCATATAATCGAAAAGTCTATTATCCTCAACGATTCTAGTTTTGACGATTACGTCAAAGAATTGCAACCAAATATAGTATTGTACGATCGTTTTATGACCGAAGAGCAATATGGATGGCGTTGTAGAGAACATGTTCCCAAAGCTATTCATATATTGGATACAGAAGATCTTCATTTTTTACGAAAGGCTAGGGAAGAGGCGTTTAAGAATAGGGAACAGGTAAATGTATTTAATGAAACTGCTATGAGAGAAATTGCAGCTATATATAGGTGTGACTTGAGTATTATTATTTCCAAAGTAGAAATGGCCTTATTAAAGAAGACATTTCAAGTGCCAGATTCCAAGTTGATTTACGTGCCTTTTTTATTCAAGACTTCTGAATATCAAAAAAAAGATAAGTGCCTTCCTAGTTTTCAAGAGCGAAGACATTTTATAATGATAGGCAATTCCCTACACCGTCCTAATTATGATGCGGTTTTACATATGAAGATGGATATATGGCCTAGCATTAAAAAACAATTGCCGGGTGTAGAGATTCATATTTACGGAGCCTACCAAAATGAGAAGATCAACCAACTTCACAATAAGGAACAAGGATTTATTATAAAAGGATTTGCTCCAAGTGCTATGGACACCTTAAAAAAATATAGAGTATTGATGGCACCATTAAGGTTTGGTGCTGGTTTAAAGGGTAAAATATTTGATGCCATGCTGTCCTGCACACCGGTCGCAATGACCGCTATTGCTTCAGAAGGCATGTTTAACGATGAAAAATTATACGGTTTTGAGGAAAATGACCCCCTAGATTATGCACATAAATGTGTGGTGTTGTATACATCTGAATCGGAATGGAATAATATCAGTGACACTAATGAAGAATTATTAAAAGACAATTATGATTATAACACTTTCGCGAAAGCGCTTTTAAATAGAGTTGTATCGATAAAAGACAACGACCTGTACATCGAGTCAAAGGATGATTTTTTTATCAAAATGCTGAACTATCACTCCGATAGAGCATATAAATATTTGAGTAAATGGATAGGAGTAAAAGCACAGTTATAA
- a CDS encoding DUF5683 domain-containing protein, with protein sequence MSKGFFYILLFLGTLGFSQNTTDPGPNFDSLLVAQDSVATVYDANRPAKAAFYSAVIPGLGQAYNKQYWKVPLALAAVGLPIYAYTINDKEYNRLRDAFRIRLAGGTDDEFSNENGTPIISTEGLERAQRTSQRNKELSILITAALYVIQIIEANVDGHLSQFSVDRNLSFLPYMDYNTLAIGNTYGFNLSYTF encoded by the coding sequence ATGAGTAAAGGTTTTTTTTACATATTACTTTTTTTGGGAACATTAGGTTTTTCACAAAACACAACAGATCCTGGTCCTAATTTTGACAGCTTGCTCGTCGCACAAGACAGTGTTGCAACAGTTTATGATGCCAACAGACCTGCAAAAGCCGCTTTTTATAGCGCTGTCATACCTGGTCTAGGACAAGCTTACAATAAACAATACTGGAAAGTACCTCTAGCACTCGCTGCAGTAGGATTACCCATTTATGCTTACACTATTAACGATAAAGAATACAACAGACTCAGAGATGCCTTTAGAATAAGACTTGCTGGTGGAACAGACGATGAATTTTCAAATGAAAACGGCACACCCATAATAAGCACAGAAGGGCTAGAAAGAGCACAACGTACCTCACAACGCAATAAAGAGTTAAGCATCTTAATAACTGCCGCTCTTTATGTCATACAAATAATAGAGGCTAATGTAGATGGGCATTTGAGCCAATTTAGCGTGGATCGCAATTTGAGCTTCTTACCTTATATGGATTATAATACTCTGGCCATTGGCAATACCTACGGCTTTAATTTAAGCTACACTTTTTAA
- the lepB gene encoding signal peptidase I produces the protein MNWTEWLIVFLIIQLVHGLGTWKMYVAAGYEAWQAFVPVINAVILMKIMNRPWWWTILLFLPVVNIMMFIVIWVDTLRSFGYNKRLDTILGVSSLGFYSYYINYTQVLNHIKNRELNPRTAAGEWTNSILFAVIAATIVHTYVMQPFIIPTSSLEKTLLTGDFLFVSKFHYGARLPMTPIAAPMVHDTIPILGVKSYLARPQLPYARIPGFQKIERNDIVVFNYPTDTINSYPNDDGKFHYKPIDKKSNYVKRCVAIAGDTMSMRDGDIFINGEKLILPERAKPQHSYVLETDAVSQTDQEMIFPDGSKLTREEFFFTYDITDGFQFGSHLKTGRPAFFVKAATEEAIEKIKASGHVINVERQNRDIGRPMSMALRDLEDENSLYMRPNVFPYDGRTSNNADDRDPFLIPAEGMTTDIDYKNIPYFERIIEVYEGSEMDTFNDVTLKGNQVLLNGAPLTSYTFKQDYYWLMGDNRDNSLDSRFWGYVPFNHVVGKPVFVWMSYDTNKSFPSGFRFERMFTTVNGSGQPTSYLVYFLVVVAGYFIVKRILKGRSK, from the coding sequence ATGAACTGGACAGAATGGTTAATCGTATTTTTAATAATCCAGCTGGTACATGGATTAGGAACTTGGAAAATGTACGTAGCTGCTGGTTACGAGGCATGGCAAGCATTTGTTCCTGTTATTAATGCGGTTATTTTGATGAAAATAATGAACAGACCTTGGTGGTGGACCATTTTATTGTTCCTACCGGTGGTAAATATCATGATGTTTATCGTCATCTGGGTAGATACACTGAGATCCTTCGGTTACAATAAAAGATTAGATACTATTTTAGGTGTTAGTAGCTTAGGTTTCTATAGCTATTACATCAATTATACGCAGGTATTAAATCACATAAAAAACAGAGAATTAAATCCTAGAACGGCTGCAGGAGAATGGACCAATTCTATTCTGTTTGCTGTTATAGCTGCTACCATTGTACATACTTATGTGATGCAACCTTTTATTATTCCTACTTCCTCGTTAGAAAAAACTTTGCTTACTGGAGATTTCCTTTTTGTCAGTAAGTTTCATTATGGTGCAAGATTACCTATGACACCTATCGCTGCTCCTATGGTTCATGATACCATTCCTATTTTGGGTGTAAAGAGCTATCTAGCCAGACCCCAACTGCCTTATGCGAGAATTCCTGGCTTTCAAAAAATAGAACGCAATGACATAGTCGTTTTTAACTATCCTACAGACACCATTAATTCGTACCCTAATGATGATGGTAAATTTCATTACAAGCCTATTGATAAAAAGTCCAACTATGTAAAGAGATGTGTAGCCATCGCTGGGGATACCATGTCTATGAGAGATGGAGATATCTTTATCAATGGAGAAAAATTAATACTTCCTGAACGTGCAAAGCCTCAGCATTCTTATGTCTTAGAAACCGATGCTGTATCTCAGACAGATCAAGAAATGATTTTCCCTGATGGGAGTAAATTGACAAGAGAAGAGTTTTTCTTTACCTATGACATTACCGATGGGTTTCAATTCGGTTCTCATTTAAAAACGGGTAGGCCAGCCTTTTTTGTGAAGGCTGCTACAGAAGAAGCTATAGAAAAAATAAAAGCTTCTGGACATGTTATCAATGTAGAACGGCAAAACAGAGACATAGGAAGGCCTATGAGTATGGCTTTAAGAGACCTAGAGGATGAAAATTCCTTATACATGAGACCTAATGTTTTTCCGTATGACGGGAGAACATCTAATAATGCAGATGATAGAGATCCTTTCTTAATTCCTGCCGAAGGAATGACCACAGACATAGATTATAAGAACATCCCTTATTTCGAAAGAATTATCGAAGTTTATGAAGGCAGTGAAATGGATACATTTAATGATGTTACATTAAAAGGAAATCAGGTTTTATTAAATGGCGCACCACTCACCTCTTACACCTTTAAGCAGGATTACTACTGGCTTATGGGGGATAATCGCGACAACAGTTTAGACAGCAGGTTTTGGGGTTATGTACCCTTTAATCACGTAGTTGGTAAACCTGTATTTGTATGGATGAGTTATGATACTAATAAATCATTTCCTAGTGGTTTTAGGTTCGAAAGAATGTTTACCACCGTAAACGGATCTGGACAACCTACTTCCTACTTAGTTTATTTTCTTGTTGTTGTGGCTGGATATTTTATAGTAAAAAGAATTTTAAAAGGAAGAAGTAAATAA
- the dapB gene encoding 4-hydroxy-tetrahydrodipicolinate reductase, translated as MKIALLGYGKMGKAIEKIALERGHNVVTRVGRNDSMEEITKADVIIEFTSPESVMGNLRYLIPTQIPIVCGTTGWNKHLPDITKLVSKHKSSLVYASNFSLGVNIFFELNKKLAQMMSSFKEYDVKMKEIHHTEKKDAPSGTAITLFDGLSESAGKENWHLGHTLKSNSVPIEAVRENDVKGTHSVTYQNEIDRIEIIHTAQTRDGFALGSIIAAEWITNKKGIYTMKDVLGL; from the coding sequence ATGAAAATAGCATTATTAGGATATGGTAAAATGGGCAAGGCTATTGAAAAAATAGCACTAGAACGCGGTCATAATGTGGTTACTAGAGTAGGTCGCAACGATTCCATGGAAGAAATTACAAAAGCCGATGTAATTATTGAATTTACAAGTCCCGAAAGTGTCATGGGAAATTTAAGATATTTGATTCCAACTCAAATACCAATAGTATGCGGTACCACTGGATGGAATAAGCATCTTCCTGATATTACAAAGCTGGTTTCTAAACATAAATCCAGTTTGGTATATGCTTCAAATTTTAGTCTAGGAGTGAATATATTCTTTGAGCTCAATAAGAAATTAGCTCAAATGATGAGTTCGTTTAAAGAATATGATGTAAAAATGAAGGAAATTCATCATACAGAAAAGAAAGATGCCCCTAGCGGCACTGCTATTACTTTATTTGATGGACTTTCAGAAAGCGCAGGGAAAGAAAATTGGCATTTGGGTCATACGTTAAAAAGCAACTCTGTACCTATTGAAGCCGTGAGAGAGAATGATGTAAAAGGAACACATAGTGTTACCTATCAAAATGAAATAGATCGCATAGAAATTATTCATACGGCACAAACTAGGGATGGGTTTGCACTAGGAAGTATCATTGCCGCAGAGTGGATTACTAATAAAAAAGGAATATACACGATGAAAGATGTATTAGGATTGTAA
- a CDS encoding Dps family protein, with the protein MNYLNFDLEKAKHTSKELNILLADYHLYYQKLRNYHWNIVGKSFFDLHIKFEEMYDDAIIKIDEIAERILTLRYQPTSNYSDYLKLSNIKETKSELSDIEMVNNLIEDHGSLLSQMSKVVATAGDCDDEGTIDLIGAYIRELETTSWMLDAWRMNSEDTRKSI; encoded by the coding sequence ATGAATTACTTAAACTTCGATTTAGAAAAAGCAAAACACACCAGTAAGGAACTTAATATTCTATTAGCTGATTATCATTTATACTATCAAAAATTAAGAAATTACCATTGGAATATTGTAGGAAAATCATTCTTCGATTTACATATTAAATTTGAAGAAATGTATGACGATGCCATTATAAAAATTGATGAAATTGCAGAGCGTATTTTAACTTTAAGATACCAACCTACATCCAATTATAGTGATTATTTAAAACTTTCTAATATAAAGGAAACCAAGTCAGAATTATCTGATATAGAAATGGTGAATAATCTAATAGAAGATCATGGTAGTCTTCTTTCTCAAATGTCAAAAGTTGTAGCAACAGCTGGAGACTGTGATGATGAGGGTACGATTGATTTAATAGGTGCTTATATACGGGAATTAGAAACTACTTCATGGATGTTAGATGCTTGGAGAATGAACTCTGAAGATACTAGAAAATCTATTTAA
- a CDS encoding ParB/RepB/Spo0J family partition protein, with amino-acid sequence MAKATKKQALGRGLSALLKDPSNDINSTSDKNADQIVGNVIDLSLEDIDMNPFQPRTSFNEEQLRELASSIRELGVIQPITVRKKGFGKYELVSGERRCRASRLLGMNTIPAYVRIANDQESLEMALVENIQRQDLDPIEIALSYQRLIEEIDLTQEQMSDRIGKSRSAIANYLRLLKLDPIIQTGMRDGFISMGHGRALITVESLELQLDIYQKILSDGLSVRDTEKMVKELKTEPLSRKPTKTNSLPEHISKQTKELNDLLDTKVTTTMTNSGKGKITISYASKADFERIVKLINE; translated from the coding sequence ATGGCCAAAGCAACTAAAAAACAAGCACTAGGAAGAGGTTTATCTGCTCTTTTAAAAGACCCTAGTAACGATATCAATTCTACCTCAGATAAAAATGCAGATCAGATAGTAGGTAATGTTATTGACCTTTCTCTAGAGGACATAGACATGAACCCTTTTCAACCTAGAACTAGTTTTAATGAGGAGCAGTTAAGAGAACTGGCTTCTTCCATCAGAGAACTAGGTGTTATACAACCTATAACCGTACGTAAAAAGGGGTTTGGTAAGTATGAACTCGTTTCTGGAGAACGCAGGTGTCGCGCTTCTAGGCTTCTAGGAATGAATACCATTCCTGCTTATGTGCGTATTGCAAATGACCAAGAATCTCTTGAAATGGCACTGGTGGAAAACATACAGCGTCAAGATCTTGACCCTATTGAAATTGCTCTTTCTTATCAAAGACTTATTGAAGAGATCGATCTTACTCAAGAACAAATGAGCGATCGAATTGGGAAATCTCGTAGCGCCATTGCCAATTACCTACGTCTGTTAAAATTAGATCCCATCATACAAACTGGTATGAGAGATGGATTTATTTCTATGGGACATGGTCGCGCCTTGATCACGGTAGAAAGTTTAGAACTACAGCTAGATATTTATCAAAAGATACTCAGCGATGGCCTTTCTGTGAGAGATACTGAGAAAATGGTAAAGGAATTAAAAACAGAACCGCTTTCGCGAAAGCCAACTAAAACCAATTCCTTACCAGAGCATATATCTAAGCAAACAAAGGAATTAAACGATTTACTAGATACTAAAGTAACCACTACCATGACAAATTCTGGCAAAGGTAAAATAACTATTTCTTACGCTTCCAAAGCTGATTTTGAACGTATCGTAAAGTTGATCAATGAGTAA
- a CDS encoding ParA family protein produces MGKIIAIANQKGGVGKTTTAVNLAACLGVLEKKVLLIDADPQANATSGLGIDVDTIEQGTYQLIENSAKAEDLIIKTASPNVDIIPAHIDLVAIEIELVDKEDREYMMKKALQSIKDSYDYIIIDCAPSLGLLTLNALTASNSVLIPIQCEYFALEGLGKLLNTVKSVQKIHNANLDIEGLLLTMYDSRLRLSNQVVEEVNQHFEGLTFKTIIQRNVRLSEAPSYGESIINYDASSKGSENYLSLANELIQKNA; encoded by the coding sequence ATGGGTAAAATAATTGCTATAGCAAATCAAAAAGGTGGTGTAGGAAAAACAACAACGGCAGTTAATCTTGCAGCCTGTTTAGGTGTTTTAGAAAAGAAAGTTTTACTCATTGATGCTGACCCTCAGGCAAATGCGACTTCGGGTCTAGGAATTGATGTAGATACCATAGAACAAGGGACCTACCAACTCATAGAAAACTCTGCAAAAGCTGAAGACTTAATTATCAAAACAGCATCTCCTAACGTTGATATTATTCCAGCGCATATTGATCTTGTTGCCATAGAAATAGAACTCGTAGATAAAGAAGACCGCGAGTACATGATGAAAAAAGCCTTACAGAGTATAAAAGATAGCTACGATTACATTATAATCGATTGTGCTCCATCTTTGGGTTTGCTCACATTAAATGCACTCACCGCGAGCAATTCGGTATTAATTCCTATTCAATGTGAATACTTTGCCTTAGAAGGATTAGGTAAATTACTGAACACGGTAAAGAGTGTACAGAAAATACATAACGCAAACCTGGATATAGAGGGTTTACTGCTTACGATGTACGATAGCAGGCTGCGACTTTCTAACCAAGTAGTAGAAGAAGTAAATCAACATTTTGAAGGCCTTACCTTTAAAACAATCATTCAACGTAATGTGCGTTTAAGTGAAGCACCATCTTATGGAGAAAGTATTATTAATTATGATGCATCTAGTAAAGGGTCAGAAAATTATTTGAGCCTTGCCAATGAACTCATACAGAAAAACGCCTAA
- a CDS encoding DUF4290 domain-containing protein, producing MISSLEYNTERNQLVIPEYGRHIQKLVEHCRALETKEERNKMSTAIIGVMGNLNPHLRDVADFQHKLWDQLFVIANFDLDVDSPYPIPDREELAARPARMSYPQKRPRYRFYGNNIQGMINVALGWEKGEKREALAYIIANHMKKSFLNWNKDSVDDAVIFKHLFELSEGEINLAAKEEDLLESKALIYRNTSTSRSNTNNNNNKRQQGKKNTRSSSNSNNNSNSNSNRRRRN from the coding sequence TTGATATCATCATTAGAATACAATACAGAGCGCAACCAGCTTGTTATACCAGAATATGGAAGACATATTCAAAAGTTAGTGGAACATTGCAGAGCCTTAGAAACTAAGGAAGAACGCAATAAGATGTCTACCGCTATTATAGGTGTGATGGGTAATTTAAATCCACATTTAAGAGATGTTGCCGACTTTCAACACAAACTATGGGATCAATTATTTGTTATCGCAAATTTTGATTTAGACGTAGATTCCCCATATCCTATTCCTGATAGAGAAGAGCTTGCGGCCAGACCAGCAAGAATGTCTTACCCTCAAAAAAGACCTCGTTACCGATTTTATGGAAATAATATCCAGGGAATGATCAATGTTGCTCTAGGATGGGAAAAGGGAGAGAAAAGAGAAGCTCTCGCTTATATTATCGCAAACCACATGAAGAAATCGTTCCTAAATTGGAATAAAGACTCTGTAGATGATGCGGTTATTTTTAAGCACCTCTTTGAATTAAGCGAAGGGGAGATCAACCTTGCTGCAAAAGAAGAAGACCTTTTAGAGTCTAAGGCGCTGATTTATCGCAATACAAGTACGAGCCGTTCTAATACCAATAACAATAACAATAAGCGCCAGCAAGGTAAAAAGAACACAAGAAGTAGTAGTAATAGCAATAATAATAGCAATAGCAATAGCAACAGAAGGAGAAGGAATTAA
- a CDS encoding WbqC family protein, with protein MNGIIIHPSYFVDVIALVHIHKSSSLVLETQDSYVKQTYRNRTYIAAANGKLALNIPIIHQKKGGSVPYHSIEIDHSQNWATTHLKSIKSAYYSSPYFEYYQDDLEMLFKDIPTSLMEWNIKTLYFLLEHLQLHREIKRTQQYQNDPLAKRLIDAKDKPVMCLTQYIQVFQEKHGFTQPLSGLDVLFNLGPAAGAFLKSQSR; from the coding sequence ATGAATGGAATCATTATTCATCCATCGTATTTTGTGGATGTGATAGCACTCGTTCATATCCATAAATCTTCTAGCCTTGTATTAGAAACCCAAGATAGTTATGTTAAACAGACCTATCGCAATAGAACTTACATCGCTGCAGCAAATGGTAAACTTGCGCTTAACATTCCTATCATACATCAAAAAAAAGGGGGGTCTGTACCCTATCATTCTATTGAAATAGATCATTCACAAAATTGGGCAACCACTCATTTAAAAAGTATTAAAAGTGCTTATTACAGTAGTCCTTACTTTGAATATTATCAAGATGACCTCGAGATGCTTTTTAAAGACATTCCAACTTCTTTAATGGAATGGAATATTAAAACACTTTATTTTTTGTTAGAACACTTGCAACTGCATAGAGAAATAAAGAGGACTCAACAATATCAAAACGATCCACTAGCAAAGCGATTAATTGATGCTAAAGACAAACCTGTGATGTGTTTAACCCAATATATACAAGTGTTTCAAGAAAAGCATGGTTTTACGCAACCTCTAAGTGGTCTCGATGTATTATTTAACTTAGGTCCGGCTGCTGGTGCTTTCCTAAAAAGCCAATCCCGTTAA